In Candidatus Poribacteria bacterium, a genomic segment contains:
- a CDS encoding prepilin-type N-terminal cleavage/methylation domain-containing protein — protein MNQNFLRESPESYSEVPSTEASGIRIPLHAERRKLKTENQHAESGLTLVEMLMAVSILVVIGGSVYFAFKTAVDAYHQTESKILAAQRCRVAMDRIVTDLSNMQVALQDPELALYTQDGPSQLGDRDMLSFVTLVKTDPNPFLEQLASFQSQNASQMPLPLLSDVQRVAYFVGSEPLPGESTTEMSPVQGLDSVEDAQSGGFALFRVTTTALDPEVVIGALLQTGQVPETDENGAPIYVNIATLVAGLVSFNLQYFDGEAETWRASWDDTESIPSAVQVLITVQGETQMPLSVDVAQATTQSQPTDQSTGMTQATMVYLPASATAGGPAGGP, from the coding sequence ATGAACCAAAATTTTCTTCGGGAATCCCCCGAATCATATTCAGAAGTCCCCTCTACAGAAGCGTCGGGAATCAGAATTCCCCTGCATGCCGAACGCCGAAAGTTAAAAACCGAAAATCAACACGCTGAAAGTGGGCTCACACTCGTTGAGATGCTCATGGCGGTAAGTATCCTCGTCGTCATCGGTGGTTCGGTGTATTTTGCCTTCAAAACAGCCGTCGATGCCTACCATCAAACGGAGTCAAAAATATTGGCTGCACAAAGATGTCGGGTCGCCATGGACCGAATTGTGACGGATCTCAGCAACATGCAAGTCGCATTGCAGGATCCAGAGCTTGCTCTCTATACTCAAGACGGTCCAAGCCAATTAGGCGATAGAGACATGCTCAGTTTTGTTACGCTCGTTAAGACGGATCCCAATCCATTTTTAGAACAACTTGCAAGTTTCCAATCTCAGAATGCCTCGCAAATGCCTTTGCCACTTTTAAGTGACGTGCAGCGTGTTGCTTACTTCGTTGGATCCGAGCCGTTACCCGGTGAATCCACTACAGAGATGTCACCCGTACAGGGTTTAGATTCCGTTGAAGACGCACAGAGCGGTGGATTTGCTCTTTTTCGGGTTACAACGACAGCACTCGATCCTGAAGTTGTTATCGGTGCTCTCTTACAAACGGGTCAGGTTCCGGAGACAGATGAAAATGGTGCGCCAATTTATGTCAATATCGCGACCCTTGTTGCTGGACTCGTCAGTTTTAATCTCCAGTATTTCGATGGAGAGGCGGAAACATGGCGAGCGTCATGGGATGATACTGAAAGCATTCCGAGTGCTGTGCAAGTGCTAATAACCGTCCAAGGTGAAACACAGATGCCTTTGAGCGTTGATGTAGCACAAGCCACAACGCAGAGCCAACCAACAGACCAGTCAACAGGTATGACGCAAGCGACAATGGTGTATCTTCCTGCGAGTGCCACCGCTGGTGGACCAGCAGGTGGACCTTAG
- a CDS encoding helix-hairpin-helix domain-containing protein: MMRSTKRDACPFYKEQQGLSLVSTLWILTILSILAAQLLYSIHIEQRTQRNFLDRSKFHYAARAGFEWTLAVLRSDQTPFDSLGETWAEPLQGQIEDGIQLGNFLNYQVTIVDEASKVNINIADVGLVSNLLAQAGASPDDALTEDLANKIVEGRPYRTVRDLARVEGMTSELLYGVQQEITFNGQPSAINQQSPTATPMGLVDLATIYSVDASTDPNGEPLVDINTADAEELTKVSGQQNQPVFSQAEAESLIQQRDFDKFSALLDVQAVSDELFNNIRDQLTTEDSNQQENGTSPETSLPTVDNRPPTANNDEDGKVNINTADVETLESLDGIDQGIAERIVNHREGQGLFQNIDAIKEVKMLTQQEFIGIVDKITLKDGETRQGLININTAPPEILSLLPGMDPQKAEAIVERREEDASDAPQLQGFTEDEIKGNPFTNISQLSQVEDIDFATFREVVDWVTYRSHGYRIEASGIDLAGKVVSTCVGIIDRTGDEINIQYWQQD; this comes from the coding sequence ATGATGCGGTCCACAAAACGGGATGCCTGCCCATTTTACAAGGAACAGCAAGGTTTATCTCTCGTCTCAACGCTCTGGATACTCACTATTCTGTCTATTCTTGCGGCGCAGTTGCTCTATTCAATTCATATAGAGCAGCGAACCCAACGGAATTTTTTGGACAGGTCGAAGTTTCACTACGCTGCAAGAGCGGGCTTCGAGTGGACGCTCGCTGTTCTGCGCAGTGACCAAACTCCCTTTGACTCGCTCGGCGAAACTTGGGCTGAACCGCTTCAAGGGCAGATTGAAGACGGGATTCAGCTTGGTAATTTTTTAAACTATCAAGTCACAATTGTAGATGAGGCTTCAAAGGTTAATATCAATATCGCCGACGTAGGGCTTGTCAGTAATTTGCTTGCGCAGGCAGGGGCTTCCCCAGATGATGCCCTCACTGAAGACCTTGCCAACAAAATTGTAGAAGGGCGACCGTATCGCACCGTTAGAGATCTCGCTCGGGTTGAAGGTATGACCTCCGAACTTCTCTACGGTGTCCAGCAAGAAATAACCTTCAACGGTCAGCCGTCAGCGATCAACCAACAGTCTCCGACAGCGACTCCTATGGGCCTTGTTGATTTGGCTACCATCTACTCGGTTGATGCAAGCACAGATCCGAACGGAGAACCGCTTGTAGATATCAATACCGCAGATGCAGAGGAGTTAACGAAGGTTAGCGGACAGCAAAACCAACCTGTGTTCTCACAAGCTGAGGCGGAATCGCTCATCCAGCAACGTGATTTCGACAAATTTTCGGCACTCTTGGATGTCCAAGCAGTTTCCGATGAACTTTTCAACAATATCCGGGACCAATTGACGACTGAAGACAGCAATCAGCAAGAGAATGGCACTTCACCGGAAACCTCTTTACCGACTGTTGACAACCGACCGCCGACTGCCAATAATGATGAAGATGGGAAAGTTAATATCAATACCGCCGATGTTGAAACTTTGGAGTCCTTAGACGGCATTGATCAAGGCATTGCCGAACGCATTGTTAACCATCGCGAAGGGCAAGGGCTTTTTCAGAACATCGATGCAATTAAAGAGGTAAAGATGTTAACTCAGCAGGAATTCATCGGCATTGTTGATAAAATAACACTCAAAGATGGAGAGACGCGTCAAGGTCTCATCAACATAAATACAGCACCCCCTGAGATATTATCGCTGCTACCCGGAATGGATCCACAAAAGGCAGAAGCGATCGTCGAACGTCGTGAAGAGGACGCATCCGATGCCCCGCAGCTTCAGGGTTTTACTGAAGACGAGATAAAAGGAAATCCGTTTACTAACATCTCACAACTGTCACAAGTAGAGGATATTGACTTTGCAACGTTCCGTGAGGTCGTCGATTGGGTAACCTACCGTTCGCACGGGTATCGTATTGAAGCAAGTGGTATTGACCTCGCGGGCAAAGTCGTCTCAACATGTGTCGGCATCATTGATCGAACAGGCGACGAAATAAACATACAGTATTGGCAACAGGATTAG
- the gspI gene encoding type II secretion system minor pseudopilin GspI, whose amino-acid sequence MERTMGFNTLRIIKKMRPASKEKDGFTLVEVLVTLTILAAVLPALLQAFASAARNQGLSDNSTTALYLLRHRMAEIEMEGYPDVGEESDEFGENTRYRWRSVVEDIDSEEVENIRQVQVTVTWIHRNRERSLSMSTYIADRQMPQNSDQPSAVGSR is encoded by the coding sequence ATGGAACGCACCATGGGATTTAACACCTTGCGAATCATTAAAAAAATGCGCCCAGCATCAAAAGAAAAAGATGGTTTTACCCTCGTTGAGGTGCTTGTGACGTTGACGATTTTGGCAGCGGTCTTGCCAGCACTGTTGCAGGCGTTTGCTTCCGCGGCGCGTAACCAAGGGCTTTCAGACAACAGTACGACGGCGCTCTACCTTCTCAGACACCGGATGGCAGAGATTGAGATGGAAGGTTATCCAGATGTCGGTGAAGAATCCGACGAGTTCGGTGAAAACACACGTTACCGTTGGCGTTCCGTTGTTGAGGACATAGATTCTGAAGAGGTTGAAAACATCCGTCAAGTTCAAGTAACCGTCACATGGATACATAGAAACAGAGAACGCTCGCTGTCTATGAGTACCTACATCGCAGATCGGCAGATGCCGCAAAATAGCGATCAACCGTCAGCAGTCGGCAGTCGGTAA
- a CDS encoding type II secretion system F family protein — MPIFRYEALTHSGGTVTNTIEADSKAELISRLRQMGYWPTDIVEESDDAAPTDVRRWFEIGRRGVKATDVEFFTYQLATLVNAHVPLPRALEVTLGQIQNPALHRIVSQVKYDVEHGATFHDALTQHPKVFSNLYVNMVRAGESGGVLGIVLERLAEFAERQRLLKNDVVSALFYPVILLVLSVSAVAVLMILVIPKFTAMFNDLGVELPLPTRILIGTTDAFQTYWWLGLLVGIVGVTGLRQYLRREAGQIWFDRLKLKLPLVGPIFSTFAIVRFTRTMATLLENGVRMLPALQVVKDTIGNKVYSNVVAAAETEVEQGSSLSRELGRSKDFPEFVTHMVAVGEESGEPVHMLSKLSEYYDIEIKKSLERLTGSIGPLVILFMGLVIGFIAVAMILPIFEANQLLSN; from the coding sequence GTGCCGATATTCCGATATGAAGCACTCACGCATAGCGGTGGGACCGTTACGAATACAATAGAAGCAGACTCCAAAGCCGAACTCATCTCTCGTTTACGGCAGATGGGTTATTGGCCCACAGATATCGTTGAAGAGTCGGATGATGCGGCACCCACCGATGTGCGTCGCTGGTTTGAGATCGGCAGACGTGGTGTGAAGGCGACGGATGTTGAGTTTTTTACGTACCAATTAGCAACGCTGGTGAACGCGCATGTCCCGCTACCGCGCGCCCTGGAGGTTACACTCGGTCAAATCCAAAACCCTGCGCTTCACCGTATCGTTTCCCAAGTGAAGTATGATGTGGAACACGGTGCGACTTTTCACGATGCCCTCACCCAGCATCCGAAGGTATTTTCTAATCTGTATGTCAACATGGTAAGAGCTGGCGAGAGTGGTGGTGTTCTTGGTATCGTCTTAGAACGGCTCGCAGAATTCGCCGAACGTCAGCGGCTTCTGAAAAACGATGTCGTCTCAGCACTCTTTTATCCAGTTATTTTGTTGGTCCTGAGTGTTTCCGCTGTCGCAGTGCTGATGATTCTTGTCATACCGAAATTTACCGCAATGTTCAACGATCTCGGTGTCGAATTACCATTACCAACGCGGATTCTCATTGGTACGACGGATGCCTTCCAAACCTATTGGTGGCTCGGATTGCTCGTTGGCATCGTAGGTGTAACGGGCTTGCGGCAATATCTCCGTCGCGAGGCCGGTCAAATTTGGTTTGACCGTCTAAAGCTCAAGTTGCCGCTCGTCGGACCCATATTTAGCACCTTTGCCATTGTCCGCTTCACCCGAACAATGGCGACACTTTTGGAAAATGGTGTCCGTATGCTGCCTGCTCTCCAAGTCGTCAAAGACACCATCGGCAATAAGGTATACAGCAATGTCGTCGCCGCCGCAGAAACAGAAGTTGAACAGGGTTCCTCGCTCTCACGTGAACTGGGTAGAAGCAAGGATTTCCCTGAATTCGTCACGCACATGGTGGCTGTTGGCGAGGAATCCGGTGAACCTGTTCACATGCTCAGCAAACTATCTGAATACTACGATATAGAAATAAAAAAGAGCCTCGAACGTCTAACGGGTTCTATCGGTCCTCTTGTCATTTTATTCATGGGACTCGTTATCGGGTTTATCGCTGTTGCGATGATCCTCCCGATCTTTGAGGCAAACCAATTACTAAGCAATTAA
- the gspG gene encoding type II secretion system major pseudopilin GspG, with amino-acid sequence MYAALKSDQSGLTLIELTIVIVILGILAAFIAPRVINAPQQAKVAKAQTEINGIKTALEQYAIATGEYPTTEQGLSALWRAPSPAPANWAGPYIDSPNFVDPWNNPYVYRQPSTHYGYDYDLYSTGKDGKVGGTELDADITNWVDETTGAY; translated from the coding sequence ATGTACGCTGCACTTAAATCCGATCAATCTGGGTTGACCCTCATTGAATTGACGATTGTCATTGTCATTTTGGGGATTTTGGCTGCCTTCATCGCGCCGCGGGTCATCAATGCCCCGCAGCAAGCGAAAGTTGCGAAGGCACAAACAGAAATTAACGGTATCAAAACCGCATTGGAACAGTATGCGATCGCAACGGGCGAATATCCTACAACGGAGCAAGGGTTAAGTGCCTTGTGGCGGGCGCCGAGCCCCGCACCCGCGAATTGGGCGGGTCCCTATATTGACAGCCCGAATTTTGTTGACCCGTGGAATAATCCATACGTCTATCGTCAACCCAGTACCCATTACGGATACGACTATGACCTCTATTCGACAGGTAAGGATGGGAAAGTAGGCGGGACAGAACTGGACGCAGACATCACCAATTGGGTCGATGAAACCACCGGAGCCTACTAA
- a CDS encoding prepilin-type N-terminal cleavage/methylation domain-containing protein, which produces MRTSAFTITELLIVLTLIGILSAISMPALKGFVKTRRLKASAYTLRSLLTFARDMAVTDRTTHLVVFDFDNERYWLASSETFDPSSPLRSTLTAQNSTVVAAIQNNTNTNPVTTGTSDPQTPLTRSSGILGVPYPMEENVTLAAMVTNHNGRTVQVDSGVAYIYFSPTSTSEDAFVYLQNSQHQVMSVTVEAASGRVRVRQLTSQEIEMLGSF; this is translated from the coding sequence ATGAGGACCTCGGCATTCACGATTACGGAGTTGCTAATCGTCTTGACTCTGATCGGTATACTGTCAGCAATCTCTATGCCGGCACTGAAAGGGTTCGTGAAAACGCGTCGCTTAAAAGCCTCTGCTTATACACTCCGCAGTCTCCTCACGTTTGCCCGGGATATGGCGGTCACGGATCGAACGACTCATCTCGTCGTTTTTGATTTTGACAACGAGCGATACTGGCTTGCCTCCAGTGAAACGTTTGATCCCAGTAGTCCGCTTAGGTCGACGCTGACGGCTCAAAATTCTACTGTTGTCGCTGCTATACAGAATAATACAAACACAAACCCTGTTACAACAGGCACCTCCGATCCACAGACTCCCTTGACACGATCCAGTGGTATCTTGGGGGTGCCCTATCCGATGGAAGAAAATGTAACATTAGCCGCGATGGTAACCAATCACAACGGCAGAACCGTTCAGGTCGATTCTGGCGTGGCTTACATCTATTTTTCGCCCACTTCCACCTCTGAGGATGCCTTCGTATATCTCCAAAACTCTCAGCACCAGGTAATGTCTGTTACTGTTGAAGCGGCGAGCGGACGCGTCCGTGTGCGACAACTCACATCTCAGGAGATCGAGATGTTGGGCAGTTTTTAA